In Arvicola amphibius chromosome 1, mArvAmp1.2, whole genome shotgun sequence, one DNA window encodes the following:
- the LOC119802654 gene encoding 40S ribosomal protein S23-like: MGKCRGLRTARKLRSHRRDKKWHDKQYKKAHLSTALKANPFGGASHAKGIVLEKVGVEAKQPNSAIRKCVRVQLIKNGKKSRAITAFVPNDGCLNFIEENDEVLVAGFGRKGHAVGDIPGVRFKVVKVANVSLLALYKGKKEKPRS; the protein is encoded by the exons ATGGGCAAGTGTCGTGGTCTCCGTACTGCCAGGAAGCTCCGCAGCCACCGACGGGACAAGAAGTGGCATGATAAACAATACAAGAAAGCCCACTTGAGCACAGCCCTGAAGGCCAATCCTTTTGGAGGTGCCTCTCATGCCAAGGGAATCGTGCTGGAAAAAGTAGGAGTTGAAGCCAAGCAGCCAAATTCTGCCATCAGGAAGTGTGTCAGGGTGCAGCTCATCAAGAATGGcaagaagagccgggcg ATCACGGCCTTCGTGCCCAATGATGGTTGCTTGAACTTCATTGAGGAAAACGATGAAGTTCTGGTTGCTGGATTTGGTCGAAAGGGTCATGCTGTAGGTGATATTCCTGGAGTCCGCTTTAAGGTTGTTAAAGTAGCCAATGTTTCCCTTTTGGCCCTGTACAAAGGCAAGAAGGAAAAACCAAGATCCTAA